In the Camelus ferus isolate YT-003-E chromosome 34, BCGSAC_Cfer_1.0, whole genome shotgun sequence genome, one interval contains:
- the YBX3 gene encoding LOW QUALITY PROTEIN: Y-box-binding protein 3 (The sequence of the model RefSeq protein was modified relative to this genomic sequence to represent the inferred CDS: deleted 1 base in 1 codon) has protein sequence MSEAGEATTTTTTTTTTATTTTATTTLPQAPAEAAATAPQDPAPKSPAGGGAAPAPAALVAGNPAGDAAPAAPGTAAPASSAAAGSEDAEKKVLATKVLGTVKWFNVRNGYGFINRNDTKEDVFVHQTAIKKNNPRKYLRSVGDGETVEFDVVEGEKGAEAANVTGPDGVPVEGSRYAADRRRYRRGYYGRRRGPPRNYAGEEEEEGSGSSEGFDPPATDGQFPGARSQLRRPQYRPQYRRRFPPYHVGQTSDRRSRAFPHPSRMQAGEIGEIKDGVPDGAQLQGPVHRNPTYRPRFRRGPPRPRPAPVVGETEDKENQQAASGPNQPSARRGYRRPYNYRHRPRPPNAPAQDGKETKAGDAPSENPAPATEQSSAE, from the exons ATGAGCGAGGCGGGCgaggccaccaccaccaccaccaccaccaccaccaccgcgaCCACCACCACCGCGACCACCACCCTCCCGCAGGCTCCGGCGGAGGCGGCCGCC ACGGCCCCCCAGGACCCCGCGCCCAAGAGCCCCGCGGGCGGCGGCGCGGCCCCGGCGCCCGCCGCCCTGGTCGCGGGAAACCCAGCGGGGGACGCGGCCCCCGCAGCCCCGGGCACCGCGGCCCCCGCCTCTTCGGCCGCCGCCGGCAGTGAAGACGCGGAGAAGAAAGTTCTCG CCACCAAAGTCCTTGGCACTGTCAAATGGTTCAACGTCAGAAATGGATATGGATTTATAAATCG AAATGACACCAAAGAAGATGTATTTGTCCATCAG ACCGCCATCAAGAAGAATAACCCACGGAAATACCTGCGCAGTGTAGGAGATGGAGAAACTGTAGAGTTTGATGTGGTCGAAGGAGAGAAG ggGGCAGAAGCAGCCAACGTGACCGGCCCGGATGGAGTGCCCGTGGAAGGGAGCCGCTACGCTGCGGACCGGCGCCGGTACCGCCGTGGCTACTACGGCCGCCGCCGGGGGCCGCCCCGCAAT TacgctggggaggaggaggaggaagggagcgGCAGCAGTGAAGGATTTGACCCCCCTGCCACTGACGGGCAGTTCCCTGGCGCCCGGAGTCAGCTGCGCCGCCCCCAGTATCGCCCTCAGTACCGGCGGCGGTTCCCGCCTTACCACGTGGGACAGACCTCTGACCGCCGCTCCCGGGCCTTTCCCCATCCCAGCAGAATGCAG GCTGGTGAGATTGGGGAGATAAAGGATGGAGTCCCAGACGGAGCACAACTTCAGGGACCAGTCCATCGGAATCCGACTTACCGCCCGAGGTTCCGTAG GGGCCCTCCTCGCCCACGACCCGCCCCGGTTGTTGGAGAGACTGAAGATAAAGAGAATCAACAAGCTGCCAGTGGTCCCAACCAGCCGTCTGCTCGCCGTGGATACCGGCGCCCCTATAACTATCGGCACCGCCCCCGCCCTCCCAACGCTCCTGCACAAGATGGCAAAGAG ACCAAGGCAGGCGACGCGCCATCTGAGAACCCCGCTCCGGCCACCGAGCAGAGCAGTGCTGAGTGA